The Amycolatopsis jiangsuensis nucleotide sequence CACAGGACGGTTTCGCCTACCCCACACTCACTTTGTGCAACGGTCCCCGCGCCGAGGGCGGCGCGGACGGGATCTGTTTCCTGAGCACCATCACCGATCTCAGCGGCTATTTCAGTTCGCACCCGTTCTACAGCTTCGACGTCGGTACCGAACTCGCCGTCCACGGCGCCGGACCGTACCCCGGCAACCTGCGCAATCGGGTGATTCCCTAGGACTGTCTCCCCGGATTCGGACTACGGTGTGGGTGACCATGGCCGGCCTGAAAAACCGCGGCGTGTTCTTGCTCGTCCGCGACAGTCTCGACGACCTCCCGCGTTGGTACGACTGTGACGCCACCACGTTCGGTCACCGCCGGGGGCCCACACCTTCGGGAGAGGAGCACCATGACTGGTCCTGGTGGCGGCTACGGGCTGGAACCCGACGAAATCCCGAAGCTGAAGAAGCTGCTCGAAGGTGCCAGTGACGATCTCGGGATGAACGACTTCCGGCAGCGAGCGACACTGGAGGGGTTCCTGACGGTCGAAGAGGTCGCCGCGTACGGCAACGTCGAAGAGACCGTCGAGGAGAAGGTCCGGAAGCTGAGCGAATTCTGCAACGACAAGTACCCCGGAGTCGTCGACGCGATGGACACGTTCATCGCCCGCGCCCATGTCACCATCATCGGCACCGCCGAAGGGGTGGCCAAGGCCGGAGAGAAATACCAGGCCACCGAGGACGACGTCACGAAGTGGATGGAAGACCATGAACCGAAATAGCCGGCTCGGCCGCGGTCACCGGTAGGCCGGCAGAACGGGGAGGCTGACCATGGCGCTGAAAGATCTGATCGATGACTCGGTACTGGCCGATGCGCGCAAGATCGACGCATTCGCGCGGGACCACGGAAAGTCCTTGCCGTCGGTCGAGCACACCCTCCGCTTGGTCCGCGACGTCGACACGGACCGGCTGCGGACTGTCGGCAAGGACGTCTGGGGAATCGGCGGCGAAGACGGAGCCGACCTCGTCGGCACATCCGTCAACGCCTGCATCGGGGGCCTGTCCCAAGCCAGCGAGCAGACCGCGGCCTGGACCGGCGACGCGAACAACGCCTACGTGCACCGCGTGAATCAGACCAAGAAGGCGCTGGAAGACATGGAGCGCCCGGCACAGGACGTCGGCAAGGCGCTCGTCACGATCGCCGACGCGTGGGACCAGATCTTCGGCAGTAGTTTCGCCGACATCCTCGCGATCATCGGGTTGATCCTGTCGATCATCGGCGTGGTCGCCGCCATCATCGTGGGCGTCACCGGGGTCGGTGCGGTCGTCGGGCTGATCATCGGCGTCATCAGCATCATCGTCGGCGCCGTTTCGATCTGGTGGACCATCCACAGCAACGAACAAGCCAAGATCGAAGCTCTGGAGAGCGCCTCCCGCGAAGCCGGCGAGACGATGAACTCGGCCACCACCGCCAAGCCATGACCCAGCGACGGGCGCGAGAGCGAGGAGGACGGCCGTGACCGAACCGGAGAACGAACCGACGGAGACAGCCGAACAGATGAAGAGCCGGCTCGGCAAGATCAAGGAGAACCCGGAACTCGCTCTCTTCAGCGAGTTCAAGGGAACCTCCCGTGGCGGTGGAGTCACCGTGTCGGTCGACCTGCTGGGCCGGTTCAAGCGGATCCACCTGGCCCCGGGCGTGCTGTACGAGGGCGGCGAGCAGTGGCTCACCGACGAGATCGCGGTGGCGACCACAGCAGCGCAGAAGTCCGCGACTGCACTGGACTTCGACGTCGCCGAACTCGCCGCCGAACTGAACGACGCACCGGCGCTCAAAGCCAGGGTCGAGGACATCGCCGAGGAACGACAGGCCGGCCAGGCCCGCCGGCCACCGCAGAACGACGACGACTGGTTCGACGGATTCAATCCGCTGGGCTGAACCGATGAACGACGAACCGCTCGAGATCAACTCCGACAACCACCCGGGCACCGGACCGCACACCGGCACTTCTCGTCCTCGACCACGACTCGATCGGCGCCGGCTCTTCCGCGTGATCGCCGTCGTGTGGGCGGTCGCGATGCTCCTCGCCGCCGTGATCGGTGCCATGCTGAACTTCGCCGAGGCCGCCCGAGCCTGCTCCCGGGGTCTCGGGGCTGCCGGAGCGGGCTGGGCGGAGGTCACCTTCCGCTCGTCGATCTCGGTGACCTGCCACGCCCGCGGTGGAACCTTCGACATCCCGATGAACGGTGCCGCCGCCGTCGTACTCTTCGGCGGGCTGGGCCTGGTCGGTCTGGCCGTTGCCGGACTGGTACTCAGGATCGCCGGCGACTGACGCGGTACACGCATGCCCCGCCGGCGATTAGGATACCGAAGGCGGCCAGGTAAGATACTCTTCGCAACGAAACGTGTGCGGACGAGAGGGCCCGGTCGACGTGGAACACCTGCCAGAGCTGGTCGAGCCGGTCGGCGGGGCCACCCTCATGGAGCAGGCCTACCACCGGCTGAAGCGGGACATCATCGAGCTGCGGAGGCCGCCCGGCGACCGGTTCACCGAACAGCAGGTCGCCGAGGCCTGGGGGTTCAGCAAGACGCCGGTGCGTGAGGCGCTCGCCCGGCTGCACCGCGACGGGCTGGTGCAGCCGATCCGGCGGGCCGGGTACGTGGTGGCCCCGGTGACGCTCGCGGACGCCGCGGAACTCTGCGACATGCGCACTCTGCTGCAGGGGGAAGCCGCCGCGCGCTGCGCCGCCTCCGGGTTGCCCCCGGAGCGGCTGTTCCGGCTGCAGGCGCTGAGTTCGGACGACGGCTACGGGCAGCTGGCCGGACCGCACCTGAGCGAACGGCTGAAGCAGAACTTCGAGTTCGAAGCGATCATCGCCAACGGCGCCGGCCACGAACGGCTGGCCGCGGCCATCGCCGACATCTTCGACGAGATCGAGCGCATCGTCCGCATCACCGTCCAGCTGGCGCCGGCGCTGTCCGCGGACCGGACCCGGGCACGCCACGCGATCGTGACCGCCATCGAGTCGGGCGACGCGAAACGCGCCGGTACCGCGATGCGCACCCGTGCCGAGTCCGCGAAACGGGAGATCCTCGACGCACTGGCGCTGAGCCCCGGGGTGGCCTCGGCGCCCATCACCGTCACCGGCTCGTGAGCCGCCGTCGCGCGGCCGGTTCGGAGCCGGGTCCGCCGCCGACCCGTTCCGCCGCACGGCCGACGGTCACCAGGATCAGCACGGCCACCAGCATCACCGCCGCGATGAGCAGCAGAGCCGGCGTGTAGCTGCCGGTGCGTTCCTGCAGGAATCCGGTCAGGTAGGGCCCGACGAGCCCGCTGGTGTTGCTGACCGAATTGATCAGCGCGATGCCCGCCGCCGCGCCCGCCCCGCTGAGCGCGATCGCCGGAATGCGCCAGAACTGCGCGAACGCCGCGTAGATGCCGGCCACGCTCACGCACACCGCAACGATGAACAGTGTCCCGTTCCCGGCGAAAGTGGCCAGCACCAGACCCACGACACCGACGAGCATCGGGGCGGCCGTGGCGACCACGGCGCAACGGCGTGCACCCAGCCGGGCCCAGCCGATCATCGCGGCCAGTGCGGCGAAATAGGGAATGGCCGCGAGCAGAATGCCGGACACACTCCCGCTGGCGCTCCCGGAACGGTTCAGCGAATCGATCATCGTGGGCAGGAAGAAGGCCAGCGGATACAGGCCGAACACGACACCGAAGAACACGACCGCGAGCGCCCACACCCGGCCGCTGGTCAGTGCCTGGCGCATCCCGGTCAGGGCACCGCGCGCCGCGTGCTCCTCCCGTTCGGCCCGCAGGGTCTGCTCGAGGAAGGCCCGCTCCTCGGCGGAAAGCCATTTCGCCCGGCTCGGCCTGCTGGGCAGCAGCACGAGCACGACGACGCCGACCAGCACCGTGGCGACACCCTCGACGAGCAACAGCGAGCGCCAGCCGGCGATCCCGAACAGGCCCTTTCCCCATTCGAGCAGTGCCGCGGCGACCGGTGCCCCGATGATGTTCGAGATCGGGATCATCAGGAAGAACGTGGACATCGCCCAGGCACGTTGTTTCTTCGGATACCAGAAAGTCAGGTAGAGGATGATTCCCGCGGACAGTCCCGCTTCCGCGACACCGAGCACGATCCGGGCGAGGTAGAGCTGCCCGGGCGAATGGACCGCCGCGGTCACCGCCGTGACCGCGCCCCAGGAAATGATGATCCGGGAGATCCAGATCCGCGCCCCGAACCGTTCGAGCATCATGTTGCTCGGTACCTCCATCAGGATGTACCCGATGAAGAACAGGCTGCCGGCCAGCCCGAGGCCGGCAGCGGACAGACCGAGATCGGTGGACAGCGGTTCGGCGAGGTAGCCGAGGTTCGCCCGGTCCACGTAGCTGACCATGAACGCGAGACCGATCACCGGCATGATCCGGAAGCTGATCCTGCGCCACATGCGTGCCTCGGCCCGCGGGTCGAGCGTGGCGGATTCCGGGTGCGCACTCATGATTGCCGCCTTTCCGAATGGCGCTGGCGAAGCCGGGCGGTGGCAGCGGAATCGACCGCCCTCGTCCCGGGATCGATGACCACGCCGTAGTCCCCCGCCGCTGCTTCGATGCTCACCTTGCCCTCCAGGACGTCTTCGAGCACCGCACTCTCCGCGCGTTCGAACGGCTCTCCGTAGCCGCCTCCGCCGGCTGTGACGTGGCGCAGCGTGGCACCCTGCCCGACCGCGAGAAACGGTTTGGTGGCCAGGAGTCGTTCCCTGTCCGTGCCATGGTCGAGCAGGTTCCGCGAGGGTGCGCCCGCACGACCGCCGTGCAGTCCGTACGGCTGGGAAACGCTGCGGTCGGACCGGATCTGCATGGTGGCGCCGGTGCACAGCACCGTCAGGTCGCGCACGAGCGACAGCCCGCCGCGGTGCCTTCCCGCACCGCCGGAATCGGGCACGTACCCGTACCGGTCGATCCGGACGTGACCGGAGGACTCCACCTCCTCCACCGGGATGTTGGCCATGTTGGCACCGAGCGGGCTGATCCCGTCGTTGCCGTCACCGGAGCGGGTGGCTCCCCACGAACCCATGAAGAAGTCCCAGACGACCACCTGCCTGCCGTCGGGCTCGGTCACCCCCAGCGCCACCGAACCCGGCCCGCCGTCCCCCGCGGCGGGTACGTGCTCGGGGAGCGCGGGGGCGAGCGCGCCCAGGACGAGGTCGATGATCCGGTAGGCGACCAGGCCACGGGCACCCCGTGCGGCCGGGCGGCGGCCGTTGAGGATCGAGGCCTCCGGGATGACGAACCGGAAGGGCCGGTAGAAGCCGCTGTTGGCCGGGATGTCCGCGCCCATCGCG carries:
- a CDS encoding GntR family transcriptional regulator, with the translated sequence MEHLPELVEPVGGATLMEQAYHRLKRDIIELRRPPGDRFTEQQVAEAWGFSKTPVREALARLHRDGLVQPIRRAGYVVAPVTLADAAELCDMRTLLQGEAAARCAASGLPPERLFRLQALSSDDGYGQLAGPHLSERLKQNFEFEAIIANGAGHERLAAAIADIFDEIERIVRITVQLAPALSADRTRARHAIVTAIESGDAKRAGTAMRTRAESAKREILDALALSPGVASAPITVTGS
- a CDS encoding MFS transporter gives rise to the protein MSAHPESATLDPRAEARMWRRISFRIMPVIGLAFMVSYVDRANLGYLAEPLSTDLGLSAAGLGLAGSLFFIGYILMEVPSNMMLERFGARIWISRIIISWGAVTAVTAAVHSPGQLYLARIVLGVAEAGLSAGIILYLTFWYPKKQRAWAMSTFFLMIPISNIIGAPVAAALLEWGKGLFGIAGWRSLLLVEGVATVLVGVVVLVLLPSRPSRAKWLSAEERAFLEQTLRAEREEHAARGALTGMRQALTSGRVWALAVVFFGVVFGLYPLAFFLPTMIDSLNRSGSASGSVSGILLAAIPYFAALAAMIGWARLGARRCAVVATAAPMLVGVVGLVLATFAGNGTLFIVAVCVSVAGIYAAFAQFWRIPAIALSGAGAAAGIALINSVSNTSGLVGPYLTGFLQERTGSYTPALLLIAAVMLVAVLILVTVGRAAERVGGGPGSEPAARRRLTSR
- a CDS encoding YbaB/EbfC family nucleoid-associated protein → MTEPENEPTETAEQMKSRLGKIKENPELALFSEFKGTSRGGGVTVSVDLLGRFKRIHLAPGVLYEGGEQWLTDEIAVATTAAQKSATALDFDVAELAAELNDAPALKARVEDIAEERQAGQARRPPQNDDDWFDGFNPLG